The DNA segment CGGAAGGCGTGGCGCCGGACGGCTGTGTGATCAGCTCGACCTTCCAGACGCCCTGACCGGCATTGCCGCGATTCTGCTTGATGACGCGCGGTCCACCTGCGTGAAGCTGAAACGGGAAGCCGTCGCGAAATTCGCCGGCGCTGCGGTAGAGACAGGTGTCGGTGCCCCAGCCGAGATGTTTCGTGCGGTGCAGGACTTCCTTGACGCCCATCTTGAGGATCACGTCAGGATGCGCGCTGACGAAGCGTCCCGTTGCAGCCACCTCGCGCAGCAGGGCGTCAAGCTTCTCCCGCGTCCGCTCGTCCTGAAGCGGATTGACCCAAACCAATACGCCGTCGGTTTTCATGAGCTGCGCGCGGACCTCGTCCTGCAACTCCTCGCAGTAGACCGCGGGTTCTGCTTCGATGCCGAGCACCCGAAGCTCGGAGAATATCCTGATGTAGCGATTATTTTCCGGCGTCGCCTCGGCGCGCGTGGCGCCATCTCCACGCCAGACTATCGCAACTTTATGGCTCACCGCGAAAGGCCCCAGTTGCTGAAGGTCACGCCGGGCTTCGTCGGCGCCTTGTCGCCTTCCTCCTTGAACGCAAAGGTAAGGCCGGCGCGGATTTCATTGACGGCGTGACCGTTCACGGTCGCGTAGCGATAGGCGGCGTCGAGCGCGAGATCCTTATCGACCTGCCAGATCGCGCCGACCAGCACCGAACGGCTTTCGGTCTCGGTCCAGACCTTGTCGTAGAACGTCTCGAGCACCGGGCGGACTTTCCAGTCGCGCGGTCCCTCGAGGATGACGCCGACGAACGCTTCGGCCTGATGGTCGCGGGTGAGATTGGTTTCGACGTTGAAATGCGCCGTACCCCAGTCCCAGCGCTGCGACACGATGCCCGCCCAGCTGAAGCCGACGCCGGAGTCGGCATTGATGCCGGGCAACAGCGGGCCGAATTCGGTGGCGACGCTGATGCCGGATCCGGATTTGTCCTGCAGCGAGCCGGGGATGATGACGTATTTGAGGAATGCGCCGGTGGCGGCGACGCTGGGCTGGCCGCCGCCGGTGATCGGCGACAGCATCGCGGTTTGCAGCACCATTTCCCAGCGATCGGCGAATCCGTAGTTATAAACGACGAACGGCGCCACCGCGGTCGATTGCGATCCCGTCTTTTGGTAACCGAACGGCTGCAGTTCGATCTCGGTTTCGTTGACGTCGGCGACCGCCGCATCGGTGCCGTCAAAAGGCCGATAGGCGAGAGCCGGCGGCGCGCAAAGCCCGAGCACGAACGCGGTCAGCGCAACTGCCGCCAGCGTGCGTCGGGTGTGAGCGCGTCGTCTCATCGCGACATCCGCCAGGGCGAGCGATCCGGCCAGGATTCCAGCGCGGCCTTTGCCCATTCGATCGATTTGTCGGTGTGGCAGAGGTTGCAGGCGTTCGGGATCTTCAGCGTCTCGGTGTCGCCCGGCGTCACGAAGCGGAAGGTGTGACTCCGCACGTTCTGGTCGGCGATGGTCTGCTCGATCTTGGGCATGTGGCAGGCGATGCATTCGCTGCCGGCGCTATCCGCCTTGTGGTGGGTATGCGCCTCGACGCTGGGTGCGTGCGGACCGGCCTGCGCATTCGGGCCATGGCAATCGAGGCACAGCGCATTGCCTTGCTTGCGCACCATGGCGACATTGTCGCCGCCATGCGGATCATGGCAGGAAAAGCAGGTGACGCCGCGGGCGTACATCAGGCTTTGCACGAAGTCGTTGCCTTGCATGCGGTTCTTGTGGGAGGTGCCGTCGGCAAAATGGGTGAACGTGGTTTCGCCGAGCTTGTGCTCCTCAAGATTCCAGTAGTCTTTCAGATTCTTGGTGACGTCGTAACCCACCGGCCAGTCATAATATTTGCCTTCGATCGGCTTGGTTTTGGGCTGGCCCTGCGAGTGGCACTGGATGCAGGTGTCGCTGGCATGGACGTAATCGAAGCGGCCGGGATTGGCGACGGTCTCGCGAACCGGCTTCCTGACATGCGCCTCGCCCGGGCCGTGACAACGCTCGCAGCCGACATTCCATTCCGTCACCGTCTTGGTCTTGATGTCGTAGTTCACCGAGTGGCAGCCGTCGCAGAGCGGCCCGGTCGGACGCTGGAAATTATCGGGCGGGTAAAGCGCCGCCCACCAGTCGCCGGTATTGGGTACGAAATACTTGCTCCAGGTCTGATGATAGACGTCCCATTGCACTGGAAGCGGGAAATAGTCGTCGCCGATTTTCTTGAAGTAGCGCTGCTTCCAGCGGCTGCCATAGACGAGGGCGACATCGTCTTTGGTGAAGTTGAAGACCGGATTTGGCTTCGTGATGTCGGGGATGATCGCGTCGGGATGTTCGCGCGGATCGCGCACCACGTTGGCCATGCGCGTCTTGATCCAGCGCGCGTAGACCTCTTCGTGACATCCCTTGCACGCTAGCGATCCGACATAGCGTCCGTGATCCGGCGGCGGGCTCGCATCCGCAGCCGCTGCGGCGGGAACGAGCGACGCCACTTCCGGCAGATGGCGGATGTAACTCACGAGCTGCCAGATCTGCCGGTCGGGCAAATTCCAGGCGGGCATGCCGGTGTTACGAATGCCGTTGCGGATGTGATAGAAAAGCTCGCCGTCGGGCGTCGCCTGGATTGCAAACGAACGCAGCGCGGGCGGGCGCGGATATTGTCCGGCGCCGATGGTCGTCTTGCCGCCGCCGTCATAGGCGTGGCAGGTCTCGCACTTCTCCCGATATAGATCCCGGCCCGCCGCGATGTCGGCGAGATCCTTCAGCGGATTGATGGCGTTCTTGGCTTGGGCGGGGACGCTCTGGTGCAAAAGCCACGTGGCAATGACGACCTCTGCGGTCGGCGGCTCCTGATGGGCGATCGACAGGCCGGGAACAAGAGCCGCGTAGAGCGCGCCGCCGACGGCGCCAACCGCCACAATAATGCCGGCGACCCAGATGAGGGTTTTTCTTCGCTGCGTGTTTTTGGGGGATTCGAGGTTATCTGAAGACATGCTGCGTCCTTGGCGAACGGGACGCGATACTTTGGCTTGGCGCCTCGCGGGGAGATCGCTTTCCCCGTTCGACGAATTAAGTCGGTCGTCCCCGATCTGTCAACCGGCGGAGGCTCCGCGCGACTCACGAACAGTTCATCGCTCAAATTGAGGGCAGTTCTAGTGGACCATGACCCAGTCCGGTCGAAGAATCGGATACGCAATGAGACCGATGACGGCGGTTGCGCCGATCAGCAAGGGATTGCTGACCTTCCAGCGGAACAGGATGGCTAGGCACGCGATTCCGATCAGCGCCGTCAGCCAGTCGCCGATCGCGATCTTTCCAAGCAGGAAACAGGCGCCCAGGATGGTTCCGATCGCGGCCGCATACGCTCCCTTGACGAAACCCTGAACATTGGCGTTTCCGCGATGGCGTGCAAGCAGCGGCGCCACGATCAGCACCAGAAGGAACGACGGCAGGAAGATGCCAATCGTCGACACCACCGATCCCCAGAATCCGGCGACAAGATAGCCGACGAAAGTGGCCGTGATTACCACGGGACCGGGGCTGATCATGCCGACAGCAACCGCGATGAGGAATTGTCGCTCGTCCAGCCAACCGTACTGCTGCACCAGTCCCTGTTCGAGGAACGGAACGATCACGAGCCCGCTGCCGAAGGTCATCGAGCCGG comes from the Bradyrhizobium erythrophlei genome and includes:
- a CDS encoding c-type cytochrome, with translation MSSDNLESPKNTQRRKTLIWVAGIIVAVGAVGGALYAALVPGLSIAHQEPPTAEVVIATWLLHQSVPAQAKNAINPLKDLADIAAGRDLYREKCETCHAYDGGGKTTIGAGQYPRPPALRSFAIQATPDGELFYHIRNGIRNTGMPAWNLPDRQIWQLVSYIRHLPEVASLVPAAAAADASPPPDHGRYVGSLACKGCHEEVYARWIKTRMANVVRDPREHPDAIIPDITKPNPVFNFTKDDVALVYGSRWKQRYFKKIGDDYFPLPVQWDVYHQTWSKYFVPNTGDWWAALYPPDNFQRPTGPLCDGCHSVNYDIKTKTVTEWNVGCERCHGPGEAHVRKPVRETVANPGRFDYVHASDTCIQCHSQGQPKTKPIEGKYYDWPVGYDVTKNLKDYWNLEEHKLGETTFTHFADGTSHKNRMQGNDFVQSLMYARGVTCFSCHDPHGGDNVAMVRKQGNALCLDCHGPNAQAGPHAPSVEAHTHHKADSAGSECIACHMPKIEQTIADQNVRSHTFRFVTPGDTETLKIPNACNLCHTDKSIEWAKAALESWPDRSPWRMSR